The following DNA comes from Erigeron canadensis isolate Cc75 chromosome 3, C_canadensis_v1, whole genome shotgun sequence.
GGCAAGTAGAAGAAAGGGGATCGATCATCCAACTGCAAGAAACTGAGACAAATAGATTGCCATGGTGGACATTCTCAACCAGCAGAACCCTACAAAACTCTTTGATACTAATACAAGAAAATAAGTTTGAATAAACGccataactaaataaaatatataaataaaaaatcacagATAACATATAGGTTGACTTACAGCTAAATGATATTCAAAATCAACATGAAAGGAATCCTAAATCCTTCTCTCCTTGATCCTGCAAAACTCTAACCCATGAAAAATAGATACAAAAATTAGTTATAATCAGAGAAAGAAATGAGAGAATAgaagaacaaaataaaaaccatCTGTACCGGGCTGGAGAACTATGATCCCCCATTTGAAACAGCAGACAGAGAGGCTTCACATTCAAACTCCGCCATATAAGTTAAAATAGTCCATATACCTCGCATTgaaaaagaatcaaataaaaacCATATAGACCAGTATAGAGCATTATGATCAGATAATTGCAAGTAAAAGGCAGTAAACAGTGCACGAAATCCATATTGTAGCCTAATTGACATGCCATACTAAGAAAATATCTATTGAAACCAATTCCATATCCATGTTAATATAGCAAAACAAGCACTTACTCTTGTTAGAGTAACAAAATTATATGCCatactaaaaaaaatttctatctATTTTAACCTAATCCCATCTCCATGTGTCTACCACGAAAAGTAAACTTGCCTTATATTCAGGTTGACTTATTCTTCTTTTCAAACCAGTTCTGGATGATATCCAGTTGAAACCATTTAGTCATAATGTTGCTCAAGACAATTGCTGATACGTACTTCTAGTAGGGGATTTCAAAAGCGATGAAAGTTTTAGCAGCATATGTAACCACAAAAATAAAACTGTAAAATCACATAAAGCATGGAAATTCAAAAGCATATGCAATGTCCGCTACAAGAACAGCCTACATACACATGATCAACcttcaagtacaagcctcaaagtacaagagaagttAAGATCAAGTGTTCTGGTAAGGGAATATAAAagcaattgaaaattttaaaaacatatgtaACCCCATTGTTGAAAATGTGAAAATCACATAAAGCATGGGAATTCAAAAGCAAATGTAATGTCCGCTACAAGAACAGCCTACATACACATGATCAACtatcaagtacaagcctcaaagtacaagagaagttAAAACATGTGATCAGGTGTTCTGGTACAGgaatacaaaagcaattgaaaaattaaaataaaaaaaaaaaaacatatctaaCCCCATTATTGAAAATGtgaaaaacacataaaacagGGGAATTCAAAAGCAAATGCAATGCCCGATACAAGAACAGCCTACGTACACATGATCAActctcaagtacaagcctcaaagtacaagagtaGTTAAAACACTTGTTTAGGTGTTCTGGTACAGGAAtgcaaaagcaattgaaaatttaaaaaaaaaaacaacagcAGTTGGAAAATGTGAGGACATGTATTTCCATTATTAAAAACGTCAAGACCACAGAATCAAAGGGACTTCAAAAGCTAAAGCAATGCCCGCTAAAACAACAACCTGAATACACATCAAACAGCCAAAGTACAAGGGTATTTGAGATGGGTGATTAGGTGTTATAGTAGTTGGAAAATACAATAGCAGTTGAAAACTTTAAGATATGTAACCCCTTACTTATGATGTGAAAACCACATAAAGTAGGGGAGTTCAAAGGCTAAAGCAATTTCCACTACAGCAACAACCTATCTACACATGATCAAACCCTCAAGTACAAGAGCATTTAAAACGAGTGTTTAGGTGTTCTTATAGTTGGgaaatacaaaagcaattgaaaagtttataacatATGTAACCCCGTTAAGTAAATATGGTCAAAGAAAATATGGGTTATCataagaaaaatacataccatgagttataccaaaaaaaactatattattaaaaaatttatagcaAAAGCAAAAtggatttacatataaaaagaaagtCCCCAGATCAAGAAGCCAATCCTTGCTACAACAACCTAGATACACACAATATATCAATCTCAAAGTACtagtttttcaaattttgagAATTTAATAATCGATATCTAAAGAACCAGAAATACCTAGCAGCAAAGATCAAGTACAAATATTATCTTTCCAAAGCCTCTAAACCATAAGACGACCATTTAACTAAAAAAAGGGAACCGGTATTATACAGAAGTACAATGGGACCAGAAAACTAAACGAAGTAATTCACGAAATTACGTACCAGCGACAAAAAACTTATTGCACATGTAGTCCCAAGTTTACAAAAATTTTATGTACCATTAATTAATCGGTTATCAAGAATTACTTAGACATGAGAAGACATATATTTCCTAATGGAGATCTAACAGATAGTTTGAAAATCGATATTTTTCCAGGTATATTGAATAAACACAAGAAAATAAATTTGAGTAACATTGAAActaaaagacatatatatagatataaaatatcacaaataaCTAAAAGACATGTAACAAAAGAATTAGTTATattcagaaaagaaaaaaaaagatgcaaaaattgaaaaagaaagaaaaagagagtaCCCATATacattatgtaaaaaaaaaaggcctAATTTCTTCCAATTGAGCCCTGAACCTGCCACcatcataacataaataaatcGACAAAAATCGAAATATGATAAAAGTTAATACATtgtataaagaagaaaaaacaaaccTTTAATCTTGATACAATATCAAACCCTAATTCTGATATGTCGACGACCGTTGGGATGAGAGTGGATTTGGGTGGGTATTTTTCTTTTGGAGGGAATACGAATGGAATGATTGAATATTATTTTTAcggttagtatatatatttggtcGGCGTATGTCGGTTTTGGGTATCGCGTTGATTAAACGCGGGAAAAAATCAAACCCTAATTCTTTCCttaattaaacaatttttaccttgtttgttttcttatattaaataaaataaaaaataatataatctaaattaaaatgtattttaGTTTGATTTCATGGAAAATTTGATATTGgatcaaataaaatataagtgtCAACTTTTATTTACCTTCAAAAACTAAGATTGATGTAATGGAATATACAGTACAATGTGTATAATGGAGTTAATGTTCAAAATGatgtatatgaaaaatataattaccaaAATGATGTATTCTtagaaatatttattaaaattgagTTTCGGACAACAACTTTGAgcagtttggtggtggtttcaagtcgaaactcgaataaacaacaaagttatagtgattttaatttttctgacGAGTTAGTGAATTTTCGGCGAGTCTAACTTTTGTCGAGGGATTGTTCGCGGCTGAATTTTGAGTATTTTGATGCGAATTTCATGGtctaattcaaagaaacgaaggtttaatcggatttttaaattttccgaCGAGTGTTTGCAGTTTCtggcgagtttgaaaaaaaataatatattttttttaattgtatgcataaactaatcccaaaaagttattgtgtgtatGTCACGTAAGCAGACAACGGGTCAATGTGAAAGTAACCGGCCTCATATAGCCATAAtcccgttttatgttcacaataaccaAGACTTCAAGTTTCGTGAACACAATAAAGTTGgcctagagttcgtgcacacaataacttttgagcattagctGACTGCATTTCTAGGCATTTATCCATTTATTGTATTCGTGGCATTTATCCCTTTATTGTATTCGTGACAATATTACCTTTCAAGCAGATAAATCTTGGTTTAGTTTGAGTtacaaataaatcaaactttacAACAAAAACTGAGTATTATTCAGAAACTTAAGCAAATCACAAAGGTTCAACTACATATTCAAATACCATTATTCAGAAATGACACTTACATGATGGATCAGAcctataaagataaagatgtgTTGCCAATCAAACCAGCAATGAAGAGCCCGCTAAAGTGACTAAagaattcaaattcaaatattcATTCTACAGAACATTCACAAAGGTTTTTCGCCATTAATGGAACTTAAAATCTTATGATCCAAAAAATAAAGTCACAAGTACAAACTTCAATGCTTTGTGAAAGTCAGAGATCTAGAGTCCCTCAAAGAATCTCATATGATCATCAAAAGTCTCCCCGTGCCTGATTTTGGCTAGCGATCCATCTTCTTCAACCTTCATCAACATCAATTAGGCGATTTAGTCAAGTGGAAACTTCATAAACATACGAAACatcatttaacttttataatgaagtcaaagttcaagaaaacaTACCCAATACTCAGGTGGGCGCATCTTGAGGTTGTAAGTTGAAGCCATGCTCATGCAGTAGGCACCTGCATCATGAACTACAAGCCCAGCACCCTGCAGAGACGAACTTGTTATAACATTATGCAACAAACAagaaatacaaagaaaaatgtGGTAACTGTCATTCCTAACTTAATTGCATATTGTTAAAAAAGACGACGAAAGAAGGTGAGAATCTGTACCCTGGCTGGTGCAGGAAGGTCCCTGTTCTTCCCCAAAAAATCAGCTGATTCACAAACCGGGCCCACCACATCAAATGTTGTAACAGGAGAATCAGGTGGCGGAGGAGAAACCAGTTCTATGTGCTGCATTTAAATATATTAGAGCTACACTCTGTGTTCTAAAAAATAGGTTAAAAACACATGAAGCAAATGGCAAACAAAGTGAATATATAAGTAAAGGAGACAAGGTATCATCTCAAATTGACCCGGATAAAACCATTATGtccatattaatatatttttaataaatactttatgcattaaaatgatttaCCAGTGATAGAAAAAACGGGAAGGTCAGTCAACTGGTTAAAACATGTTATTTAGTGTACAGGTCAAAAGAGGGCGGGCCAAAAACTCAGAATGAATGACAATGAGCTCAATTTGTTGAAATACTTTAATCCTTTGATGAGATCAATTTAAGAGGTTGTATCAAGTATGCATTAAGAATATACCTTGACTTTCAACATGTTTGGGCATTTGAGATAATACTAACACAAGTCAAACCAGGTGAAAGCATAAAGGTCAAATTTATATCTTACTTGATAAGCATCGTACAGGCTTGGACGGATAAGCTCGGCCATGCTGCCATCAATCACAATGAAGTTTTTTGTGCCGTTCGTTTTTACACCAGTCACACGATTAACCAAGCAGCAAGTATTTGCTATCAGTGACCTTCCTGGTTCAATGATTAGAGTAAGGTTTCGAGACTTGACTAGCTCCCGTACCTACAgcaattaaaatataaaaaatttcagCCGAGacttttaaaatccaaaatgaCTTGATGCTCAATAGTTGCCAGAAATAGCAATTCTTACTGTGTCGATCAGATCTCTGGGTGTAGGAAGGACGGTACCAGTATGGTAATAGTCAATCCCAAGACCACCTCCAATATTCAAGTAATTAATTTCAAACCCTTGGGCTCGAATTTCATCAATGAACTTCACCATGATGGCAGCAGCATCTCTGAAAATGTCAACCTAAAAGACAGAatattgaaagaaagaaaaaaaaaaggttacccTTCTTATATTTACACTGAGGTAGTGATTTAACCAGGTTGATAGGCTGGGTAACAAGTCAAATGAGTCAGATCAGGTGGTATGATTAGAAAGACTATTACAACAATTGTTATGACAATAAAAACCTGAATATCTGAATAAAGGGATTTAAATAGTTGTACTTTTTGATAAACTATTTTCAGTAACATTTGACCCTTGTGAGGCATGTGATCCATTCTTTTACTATAGCCAAACTATTTACATGTAATAAAACATGACCTAAAATAACCCAGAGCAAATAGGTTAAATGAATGCATCTAATTCACACTACTTCACTCTGTTCTCCATTTGCCAATCCGTTTCCATTGACCCATGGTTACATCATTTTTCCTAGTATCTTACAAATGAAACCCACAAAACATAGATCTCACACAGATTATAGATACTTTACATACTAAACAAGGAGAACGCAGGGATGTAGAGTACCTTGGTAATGGTGGACCCAAGATGGCAATGAGCCCCAACTAGCTTCAGTTCATCAGGATAAGACTTCACCGCATCTAAAAACCATTGCAACTTCTCGTTTCTGATACCAAATTTGGAGTTCTTATTCCCCGTTGCAACATAAGGATGAACCTGAtaataaaaaaggtacataataaCAATTACAACATATTAATGTATTGCATATACATGGTAGAAAGTAGATAACAAAtctaaatacaaaaataaatgaagCAGCATTCAATTAAACATTGGCATCATCATAGCAAACCAGGGCTGCTTTTGGATTCCTCATATTAGGCCAGCTAATAGTTTGAAACTCTGGAAATAAAGTAAAGAGCCGATGAGTTCTGCTAGCCAGGAAACATGTTCCAATTTTGCACTCTAAAGATTAACAAACTGCACAAAACAGGCTTCTTGCTAAACCAGCAACTTCAAGATAAAAACTAGTACAGCAAGATGTCAAAAATGACCTCCAAACAAAGAGGCCCAAATTACTAAAAGACTACCAAGCAAAGTCATTACTCATTACAGCAGCAAAAGTAAGCGCtattcaaaactcaaaagtgcGCATGCGGCAATTGACATAACTGGTAATGAAGTATATTGTTTGTGACTTTGTGCCACCAAGCTTTTAAGGTAAACcaaaaaaggaaagaataaaaaaaggtCTTGATTTGATTACCGATCAAACGGAAGTTCTGAACAGCCTGTGATAGAAGTACAAAAAACATCCTACTAATCATGTCTAACTTAGAACTTGccaaaaaagagaagaaaagaaaaacatgacCCCCTTAAGACTAGAATATAAACTTAGAAGCCACCAGCAGTAGTATATACGCAAACTGGTAAGACTTTGTTTAGATCAGCCGTATTAGCCACTTAGAATCTATCAATAAACGAGCTAACCCATACTCACGACTGCAACGACAAATGCACAAAATACATACCCATACAAAATGAACCAACGAATCACATAGGAAGTGTGGCAGATACAAAGGGTATCTGAACTTACAAAAGCacacaaaagcaaaaagatCGAGCTAATTAGAAACGCACGATGTGCTATCAAGAACCGCTCATCTCCTAAAACATGGCAATCATGATAGTAGGACATCATAGCAGACCAAAAAAAGCAGGCCAACCTAGCAGCAACATACGAGGGAAGCCTTTATAATCCCCATAGAACCACAAGAGAACAGTcacataaataattaaagtttaCCC
Coding sequences within:
- the LOC122592293 gene encoding diaminopimelate decarboxylase 1, chloroplastic-like; translated protein: MAAASSSSLHLQSLYFTKPINNTSIQTKPTSQISLKSLKSKTLSIKSVLSQTPQKTQKFNHCFTKKDDGFLYVEGLKVQEIMESVEEKRPFYLYSKPQITRNVEAYKDALEGLNDSIIGYAIKANNNFVVLKHLRSLGCGAVLVSGNELRLALQAGFDPTRCIFNGNGKLLEDLVLAAQEGVFVNIDSEFDLDNIVSAARIAGKKVNVLLRINPDVDPQVHPYVATGNKNSKFGIRNEKLQWFLDAVKSYPDELKLVGAHCHLGSTITKVDIFRDAAAIMVKFIDEIRAQGFEINYLNIGGGLGIDYYHTGTVLPTPRDLIDTVRELVKSRNLTLIIEPGRSLIANTCCLVNRVTGVKTNGTKNFIVIDGSMAELIRPSLYDAYQHIELVSPPPPDSPVTTFDVVGPVCESADFLGKNRDLPAPARGAGLVVHDAGAYCMSMASTYNLKMRPPEYWVEEDGSLAKIRHGETFDDHMRFFEGL